A stretch of the Mycobacterium shigaense genome encodes the following:
- a CDS encoding LLM class flavin-dependent oxidoreductase, producing the protein MTKLRFGYFIAPFHRAGTNPTLALQRDLEFVQHLDALGFDEAWIGEHHSAGSEIISSPEIFIAAAAERTKWIRFGTGVISLSYHNPLWVADRLMLLDHLTHGRIIGGVGPGSLPSDSSMIGLTPTDTRELLETNLDIVVRLLAGETVSAKTATHQLFDARLQLAPYSDGGVPLAVAAVASPTGARLAGKYGIGLLSIGATLTIEGFNALQYHWDIVEERAAVFGTRVDRRNWSLVGPFHVAETDKQAREDVKFGLESWFRYFQKVAAFPQMTMPGEQIDEMIDVINENGAGVIGTPERAREQVQRMWDQSGGFGCMLQMGHEWANPAATKRSAELFAAEVMPHFQGQAQPTLDAAGRASDAREGLAESQNQAVAHMTKKYQDEVDSK; encoded by the coding sequence ATGACCAAGCTCAGGTTCGGATACTTCATCGCCCCGTTTCACCGCGCCGGCACCAACCCGACGCTCGCGCTGCAACGCGATCTGGAGTTCGTCCAGCATCTCGACGCCCTGGGCTTCGATGAAGCGTGGATCGGTGAGCATCACTCGGCGGGCAGCGAAATCATCAGCTCGCCAGAGATTTTCATCGCGGCTGCTGCGGAGCGGACCAAGTGGATCCGCTTCGGCACCGGGGTCATTTCGCTCTCGTACCACAACCCACTGTGGGTGGCCGACCGGTTGATGCTGCTGGATCACCTCACGCACGGCCGCATCATCGGGGGCGTGGGACCCGGCTCGCTACCCAGCGACTCGTCGATGATCGGGCTCACCCCGACCGACACCCGCGAGCTCCTCGAGACCAACCTCGACATCGTCGTTCGGCTGTTGGCGGGGGAGACGGTGAGCGCGAAAACCGCTACGCATCAACTGTTCGACGCCAGGCTGCAACTCGCTCCCTACTCCGACGGGGGTGTCCCGCTGGCGGTGGCCGCGGTGGCCTCGCCGACGGGCGCGCGACTGGCCGGCAAGTACGGCATCGGTCTGCTGTCCATCGGCGCCACCCTCACCATCGAGGGGTTCAACGCGCTGCAGTATCACTGGGACATCGTGGAAGAGCGCGCGGCGGTGTTCGGCACCCGGGTCGATCGCAGGAACTGGAGTCTGGTCGGTCCGTTCCACGTCGCCGAAACCGACAAGCAGGCGCGCGAGGACGTCAAATTCGGGCTCGAGTCCTGGTTCCGGTACTTCCAGAAGGTGGCCGCGTTCCCGCAGATGACCATGCCGGGCGAGCAGATCGACGAGATGATCGACGTCATCAACGAGAACGGCGCGGGCGTCATCGGCACGCCCGAACGGGCGCGCGAACAGGTGCAGCGGATGTGGGATCAATCCGGCGGCTTCGGCTGCATGCTGCAGATGGGCCACGAGTGGGCCAATCCGGCGGCGACCAAACGGTCCGCCGAGTTGTTCGCCGCCGAAGTGATGCCGCATTTTCAGGGCCAGGCGCAGCCGACGCTGGACGCCGCCGGGCGCGCCAGCGATGCGCGGGAAGGCCTTGCCGAATCGCAGAATCAGGCTGTCGCGCACATGACCAAGAAGTACCAGGACGAGGTCGACTCGAAGTAG
- a CDS encoding SRPBCC family protein, which translates to MSGRKYSFEVNLTSSAPAATLFGLVADGANWSNWAKPIILQSSWAREGDPAPGGVGAVRKIGLWPVLVQEETVEYEQDRRHAYKLVGPASPAKDYHGEVILTPNAAGGTDIRWTGSFVEGVRGTGPFMRAAMGGAVRFFAKRLVRAAESGR; encoded by the coding sequence ATGTCGGGTCGGAAGTATTCCTTTGAGGTCAACTTGACCAGCAGTGCGCCTGCCGCCACCCTGTTCGGGCTCGTGGCGGACGGCGCGAACTGGTCGAACTGGGCCAAACCGATCATCCTGCAATCGAGTTGGGCTCGCGAAGGCGATCCGGCCCCTGGTGGCGTCGGTGCGGTGCGAAAGATCGGGCTGTGGCCTGTCCTGGTGCAGGAAGAAACTGTCGAGTACGAGCAGGATCGCCGGCACGCTTACAAACTCGTCGGGCCTGCCTCCCCGGCCAAGGATTACCACGGCGAAGTGATTTTGACGCCGAATGCGGCCGGCGGTACCGACATCCGGTGGACCGGGTCGTTCGTCGAGGGAGTTCGTGGGACGGGCCCCTTCATGCGGGCCGCGATGGGCGGGGCGGTCCGCTTTTTCGCCAAGCGGCTGGTGCGGGCGGCCGAATCCGGCCGATGA
- a CDS encoding serine hydrolase domain-containing protein — translation MAVALALAACGKPTAAPASSITTTTNAADNAAAKANSQRVLDDAVTPGGPGCSAAVGSAGNVVWTGVRGAANIASGAPITPDTVFDIGSVSKQFTATAILLLAGAGKLSVDDPLSKYLTGFPAWASTVTVTELIHQTSGIPEYEALLNSRGLHATDRTTQEQALQAVASVPQLAFPAGTRFAYSGSNYLLLGEIVYRVSAQPLPEFLSANIFRPLGLAMTMDPVGQVPQKAVSYTGGSEGYQVTGSAWEQVGDGAVQTTPSQLVGRADNYRTGRVGGPKLLEAQLAGAMEIGSGIPVRYGAGIYIKADGVLDHDGAWAGYVTAFRVSKDRQTSVAVSCNTDDQIAEALAESISKLWM, via the coding sequence ATGGCGGTCGCGTTGGCGCTCGCCGCCTGCGGCAAGCCCACCGCGGCACCCGCGTCGAGTATCACGACGACCACGAACGCGGCCGACAACGCGGCGGCCAAGGCCAACAGCCAGCGGGTTCTCGACGACGCAGTCACACCGGGTGGGCCGGGCTGCTCAGCCGCGGTGGGTTCGGCGGGCAACGTCGTCTGGACCGGGGTGCGCGGCGCTGCGAACATCGCGTCCGGCGCGCCGATCACGCCCGACACCGTGTTCGACATCGGTTCGGTGTCCAAGCAGTTCACCGCGACCGCGATCCTGCTGCTTGCCGGGGCGGGAAAGCTGAGTGTTGACGACCCACTGTCCAAATATCTGACCGGGTTCCCGGCCTGGGCGTCCACCGTGACCGTCACCGAATTGATCCACCAAACCAGCGGCATCCCCGAGTACGAAGCCCTGCTCAATTCGCGCGGGCTCCACGCCACCGACCGCACCACCCAAGAGCAGGCCCTACAGGCGGTGGCGTCGGTTCCGCAGTTGGCTTTCCCGGCCGGCACCCGATTCGCCTACTCGGGTTCCAACTATCTACTGCTCGGCGAGATCGTATACCGGGTGTCGGCGCAGCCACTGCCAGAGTTCCTCAGCGCCAATATCTTTCGCCCACTCGGCCTGGCCATGACGATGGATCCGGTCGGCCAGGTTCCGCAGAAAGCAGTCTCCTACACCGGCGGCAGCGAGGGCTACCAGGTCACCGGCTCCGCCTGGGAGCAGGTCGGCGACGGCGCCGTGCAGACCACGCCCAGCCAGCTGGTCGGGCGGGCGGACAATTACCGGACCGGCCGCGTGGGCGGACCCAAACTGCTCGAGGCGCAGCTGGCCGGGGCGATGGAGATCGGCTCGGGTATCCCGGTGCGCTACGGCGCCGGCATCTACATCAAAGCTGACGGCGTCCTCGATCACGACGGCGCGTGGGCTGGGTACGTCACGGCATTCCGCGTCAGCAAGGACCGGCAGACATCGGTGGCCGTCAGTTGCAACACCGATGACCAGATCGCGGAGGCATTGGCCGAGTCGATAAGCAAGCTCTGGATGTAA